From Halotia branconii CENA392, the proteins below share one genomic window:
- a CDS encoding GNAT family N-acetyltransferase, whose amino-acid sequence MEKRRHSSGVEVLSASINDKPIIQRMMELYQHDFSEFEDKDINEHGYFGYPYLDYYWVEDDRYPFIVRIGGKLTGFVLVNQYTYIPDSQYSIAEFFILRKYRQQGIGKQVAFQIFDRFCGKWEIHQITTNIVAQKFWRSVIGEYTTEKFTEILINDDCQKTIQCFDNTEIV is encoded by the coding sequence ATGGAAAAACGTAGACACTCAAGCGGTGTAGAAGTATTATCTGCTTCAATTAATGACAAACCAATCATCCAACGGATGATGGAGCTTTATCAGCATGACTTTTCAGAGTTTGAAGATAAAGACATCAATGAACATGGTTATTTTGGATATCCATACTTAGATTATTACTGGGTTGAAGATGATCGCTATCCCTTCATTGTGCGAATAGGAGGAAAACTAACTGGATTTGTTTTAGTGAATCAGTACACCTACATTCCAGACAGTCAATATTCAATCGCAGAGTTCTTCATCTTACGAAAGTACAGACAGCAAGGAATTGGCAAGCAGGTTGCTTTTCAAATTTTTGACCGATTTTGTGGAAAGTGGGAGATTCATCAAATTACCACAAATATAGTTGCTCAAAAATTCTGGCGCAGTGTTATTGGAGAATATACAACAGAAAAATTTACAGAAATACTAATTAATGATGATTGTCAAAAAACAATTCAATGTTTCGATAACACTGAAATAGTGTGA
- a CDS encoding type II toxin-antitoxin system Phd/YefM family antitoxin, which translates to MQTYTLTDARNKHGEVFDKAAIEPVLLTKQSRPSHVIISADNYQKLMNRLQELEDMVFGQAAQTALSQSKMVGTETFTSALKHFANGET; encoded by the coding sequence ATGCAGACCTATACTCTTACAGATGCTCGTAACAAACACGGTGAAGTTTTTGACAAGGCTGCTATTGAACCAGTTCTGTTAACCAAGCAATCACGGCCTAGCCATGTGATTATTTCAGCTGACAACTACCAAAAGTTAATGAATCGGCTGCAAGAATTAGAAGATATGGTTTTCGGTCAAGCTGCCCAAACAGCTTTAAGTCAGTCCAAAATGGTTGGGACAGAAACTTTTACATCTGCATTGAAGCATTTTGCTAATGGCGAAACTTGA
- a CDS encoding type I restriction-modification system subunit M, whose translation MLNISQLESSLWEAADQLRANSKLNANEYSMPVLGLIFLRHATNRFNAVQAEIENSLPSRGGKKRPITKDDFKGKSAIFLPTEAQYDRILNLAENADIGKAINAAMKAIEDETEMLQGVLPKEYTSFEPDLLYNLVRIFDREELRKATSDVFGRIYEYFLNKFAMSGAQEGGEFFTPPSLVRTIVNMIEPDRGNVLDPACGSAGMFVQTGHFVENRGEDASAKITFYGQEKSDTNTRLARMNLAVHALEGIIRQGNTFYDRWEELLGQCDFVMSNPPFNVDGVSPEKVKTDPWLFTEKKIPGIAAKTKAVSNANYLWIQYFYSYLNQRGRAGFVMASSASDAGYGEKEIREELIATQAVDMIVSIGTNFFYTKPLPCTLWFFDNGKPAERQDKVLMIDARNVYRVVTRKIRDFSEEQLQNITAIAWLYRGQQERYLGLVREYLNKTL comes from the coding sequence ATGCTCAATATCAGTCAACTTGAATCTTCCCTGTGGGAAGCCGCAGATCAACTCCGCGCTAACTCAAAACTCAATGCCAATGAATACAGTATGCCCGTACTGGGGCTAATTTTTCTGCGCCATGCGACAAATCGCTTCAATGCTGTACAAGCGGAGATTGAAAATAGTTTACCATCGCGGGGTGGAAAAAAACGCCCGATTACCAAAGATGACTTTAAAGGAAAGTCAGCGATTTTTTTACCCACAGAAGCCCAGTACGATCGCATCTTGAACTTGGCAGAAAATGCAGATATTGGCAAGGCTATCAATGCGGCGATGAAAGCGATTGAGGACGAAACTGAGATGTTGCAGGGAGTGTTACCGAAGGAGTACACCAGTTTTGAGCCGGATTTGCTGTATAACTTGGTGCGAATTTTTGACCGGGAGGAGTTACGGAAAGCTACGAGCGATGTGTTTGGGCGAATTTATGAGTATTTTTTGAATAAGTTTGCCATGAGTGGCGCACAGGAAGGAGGAGAATTTTTTACACCGCCTTCTTTGGTACGAACGATTGTAAATATGATTGAACCCGACCGGGGAAATGTCTTAGACCCTGCTTGCGGTAGTGCGGGTATGTTTGTGCAGACGGGACATTTTGTAGAAAATCGCGGTGAGGATGCGTCAGCAAAAATTACTTTTTACGGACAGGAAAAATCGGATACTAACACCCGTTTAGCGCGGATGAATTTGGCGGTTCACGCTTTAGAAGGGATAATTCGCCAGGGTAATACTTTTTACGATCGCTGGGAAGAGTTGCTTGGTCAATGTGATTTTGTCATGTCTAACCCGCCGTTTAACGTCGATGGTGTGAGTCCAGAGAAAGTGAAGACTGACCCCTGGCTGTTTACTGAGAAAAAGATACCAGGAATTGCGGCGAAAACTAAAGCAGTAAGCAATGCAAATTACCTGTGGATACAGTATTTTTACAGTTATTTAAATCAGCGAGGTAGAGCCGGGTTTGTCATGGCGAGTTCGGCATCGGATGCAGGATATGGGGAAAAAGAAATTCGGGAAGAGTTAATCGCTACCCAAGCGGTAGATATGATTGTTTCAATTGGCACAAACTTTTTTTACACGAAACCTCTACCTTGTACATTGTGGTTTTTTGACAACGGAAAACCAGCAGAACGCCAAGATAAAGTATTGATGATTGATGCGCGGAATGTCTACCGGGTAGTGACGCGCAAAATCCGCGATTTTAGTGAAGAACAACTCCAGAATATCACGGCGATCGCTTGGTTGTATCGCGGTCAGCAAGAACGTTATTTAGGGTTGGTGCGGGAATATTTAAATAAGACGCTATGA
- a CDS encoding Uma2 family endonuclease has product MVNTSPQNPTPTNSPSYIPPLESGDRLTRPEFERRYNAMPNLKKAELIEGVVHVASPLRFEPHAEPHGNLMGWLWSYKVATPGVRLGDNPTVRLDLDNEPQPDAILLINAACGGLSYLGNDGYVEGSPELVAEVAASSATKDLYDKKRAYRRNGIQEYIVWQVFESTVSWFSLQNGEYVALTPNASGIIQSQVFPGLWLDVSALVTDNMQQVLAVLQKGLNSVEHQNFVQQLSNTVS; this is encoded by the coding sequence GTGGTTAATACCTCCCCACAAAATCCGACCCCCACCAATTCCCCTTCATACATTCCGCCTCTTGAGAGTGGCGATCGCCTCACTCGTCCTGAATTTGAGCGTCGCTACAATGCTATGCCCAACCTCAAGAAAGCCGAATTAATTGAAGGAGTCGTTCACGTGGCATCACCTTTACGCTTTGAACCCCATGCCGAACCACATGGTAATTTGATGGGCTGGTTGTGGTCATATAAAGTAGCTACGCCGGGTGTCAGACTGGGTGATAATCCAACTGTGCGGCTAGATTTAGATAATGAACCCCAACCCGATGCCATTTTATTAATCAATGCAGCGTGTGGCGGATTATCATATCTGGGTAATGATGGTTATGTGGAAGGATCGCCAGAACTAGTGGCAGAAGTTGCCGCCAGTAGTGCAACCAAAGATTTGTATGATAAAAAACGCGCCTACCGCCGCAATGGTATTCAGGAATATATTGTTTGGCAGGTGTTTGAAAGTACTGTTAGTTGGTTTAGTTTGCAGAATGGGGAATATGTCGCGCTAACACCAAATGCATCAGGCATAATTCAAAGTCAAGTGTTTCCAGGATTATGGCTTGATGTATCAGCATTAGTTACCGACAATATGCAACAGGTTTTAGCAGTGTTGCAGAAAGGGCTAAATTCAGTTGAACATCAGAATTTTGTGCAGCAATTGTCTAATACAGTTAGTTAA
- a CDS encoding type II toxin-antitoxin system RelE family toxin, with the protein MAKLDGLAAVLDFLKGLQPKIAAQIAKKVLALNVEPLPTDSEQLSGYQGLYRVDSGEYRIIYRYFPKQDLVEVILVGKRNDDDVYKRLKRLLD; encoded by the coding sequence ATGGCGAAACTTGATGGTCTAGCAGCTGTTCTTGATTTTCTGAAGGGCTTGCAACCTAAAATAGCAGCGCAGATTGCAAAAAAAGTTTTGGCTTTGAATGTTGAGCCTTTACCAACTGATAGTGAGCAACTATCTGGTTATCAGGGTTTATACCGTGTTGATAGCGGTGAATATCGAATTATTTACAGATATTTTCCTAAGCAAGATTTAGTAGAAGTGATTTTAGTTGGTAAGCGCAATGATGATGATGTTTACAAAAGATTAAAGCGTTTATTGGACTAA
- a CDS encoding ATP-binding protein — translation MVIILKLLGRLPTKLNPHNSLKTSLGMAIGGIAFLLSIFASLIVGYTASEQVKVDVGRSLAELAYQMTDKLDRGMFERYRDIKIISTLDIFSNPNSSVFQQRALLEKLQSTYTNYAWIGLTNNRGIVIASTGKLLEGKDISQRPWFIKGQKTPYVGDVHDAVKLAKLLPNSTDEPLRFVDLAIPVKDLQGNVHGVLGTHLSWSWSREVQKSLLNSQERHKTEIFIFRQNGDLLLSPPGFQATNLQSLKSLQAAKKGDKNYLIETWPDGKTYLTGFTQSVGYRNYPGLGWVVLVRQKTDNAFAPVRRLQQQIFIWNMTLGLIFAILGWLVASAITNPMLAIATAANGIRSGNKLIKIPILKGTDEIAKLSQSLSQMVLTLTQQENELKTSNIQLQMELTSKLVVQEMLCQSEQKFRQLAENIQEVFWLKDIFSNEIIYISPVYEQVWGRSCESLYSNPNSWIDAVHLEDRECVLTTIENNHNSVYGHEYRIIQPNNSVRWIWERSFLVKNNFGEVYRRVGIAQDITERKQAEETRLALEKETETSELKSRFISIASHEFRTPLTSILLSCELLKKYDKELTEEKKERYFHQIKSAVTHLNQVVEDILVIGKAEAGKLKFEPVPLNLIDFCLQIVEEQQFNAGDRYHINFVERCFYASKIQDLPLMDEKLLRHILTNLLSNAIKYSPEGGNIQFELTCDHQNALFRIQDQGIGIPQADQAKLFTSFFRCSNTETIAGNGIGLTIVKSAVELHGGQISVESEVGLGTTFTVTLPLTYAIAL, via the coding sequence GTGGTGATCATACTTAAGCTGTTAGGTCGTTTACCTACTAAGCTCAATCCTCACAATAGCCTTAAAACCAGCCTAGGAATGGCAATTGGTGGGATTGCCTTTTTGTTGTCAATATTTGCCAGTTTAATTGTTGGATACACCGCCAGCGAACAAGTCAAGGTGGATGTCGGGCGATCGCTGGCAGAACTAGCTTATCAAATGACTGACAAGTTAGATAGGGGAATGTTTGAGCGTTATCGCGATATTAAAATTATTAGCACACTGGATATTTTCAGCAATCCTAACTCTTCTGTATTCCAGCAGCGCGCCCTTTTAGAAAAACTACAAAGTACTTATACTAACTATGCTTGGATCGGCTTGACCAATAATCGAGGTATCGTTATTGCCAGCACAGGAAAATTACTAGAAGGTAAAGATATTTCTCAACGACCTTGGTTCATCAAAGGGCAAAAAACTCCTTATGTGGGAGATGTGCATGATGCGGTGAAACTTGCCAAATTGCTGCCCAACTCAACAGACGAACCTTTACGTTTTGTAGATTTGGCAATACCTGTGAAAGATCTTCAAGGAAATGTACACGGTGTATTAGGGACTCATCTGAGTTGGTCATGGTCTAGAGAAGTTCAAAAATCATTATTAAATTCCCAAGAAAGGCATAAAACGGAAATATTTATTTTTAGACAAAATGGTGATTTGTTATTATCACCACCTGGATTTCAGGCTACAAACTTACAATCTTTAAAGAGTCTACAAGCAGCCAAAAAAGGTGATAAAAATTATCTAATTGAAACTTGGCCTGATGGTAAAACTTATTTAACTGGCTTTACTCAAAGCGTTGGTTATCGTAATTATCCTGGCTTAGGGTGGGTGGTGCTGGTACGGCAAAAAACTGATAATGCCTTTGCGCCTGTACGTCGATTGCAACAGCAAATATTTATTTGGAATATGACTTTGGGTTTAATATTTGCAATTTTGGGTTGGTTAGTTGCATCAGCAATTACTAATCCTATGCTAGCGATCGCCACAGCTGCTAACGGCATTCGTTCTGGAAACAAACTAATTAAAATTCCCATACTCAAAGGCACAGACGAAATCGCTAAGTTATCTCAATCTCTAAGTCAAATGGTCTTAACTTTGACTCAACAAGAAAATGAACTCAAAACCAGCAACATCCAGTTACAGATGGAACTTACCTCAAAATTGGTAGTGCAAGAAATGCTATGTCAAAGCGAACAAAAGTTTCGCCAATTAGCAGAAAACATCCAAGAGGTATTTTGGCTCAAAGATATTTTCAGTAACGAAATCATTTACATCAGTCCAGTTTATGAACAAGTATGGGGTCGTAGTTGCGAAAGTTTATATAGCAATCCTAACTCTTGGATAGATGCGGTTCATTTAGAAGATAGAGAATGCGTACTGACCACCATAGAGAACAACCATAACAGCGTTTATGGTCATGAATATCGTATTATCCAGCCGAATAATTCAGTGCGTTGGATTTGGGAACGCAGCTTTTTAGTCAAAAATAACTTTGGAGAAGTTTATCGTCGAGTAGGTATTGCTCAAGATATCACCGAGCGCAAACAAGCAGAAGAAACACGTTTAGCGCTGGAAAAAGAAACAGAAACTAGTGAACTCAAATCCCGATTTATTTCTATTGCTTCTCATGAATTTCGTACACCTTTAACTAGTATTCTATTATCTTGTGAATTGTTAAAAAAATATGATAAAGAATTAACTGAAGAGAAAAAAGAAAGATATTTTCATCAAATAAAATCAGCCGTTACACATCTTAATCAAGTAGTCGAAGACATTTTAGTTATCGGTAAAGCAGAAGCAGGAAAACTCAAATTCGAGCCTGTACCCTTAAATTTGATAGACTTCTGTTTACAAATAGTTGAAGAACAGCAATTTAACGCGGGCGATCGCTATCATATTAATTTTGTAGAACGGTGTTTTTATGCTTCAAAAATCCAAGACTTGCCCCTAATGGATGAAAAACTCCTACGCCACATTCTGACTAATTTACTTTCCAACGCTATTAAATATTCACCTGAAGGCGGCAATATCCAATTTGAATTAACGTGCGACCATCAAAATGCCCTATTCCGCATCCAAGACCAAGGAATTGGCATTCCTCAAGCAGATCAAGCAAAACTCTTTACATCTTTTTTTAGATGTAGTAACACAGAAACAATTGCTGGCAACGGTATAGGATTAACAATTGTTAAAAGCGCCGTTGAACTACATGGTGGTCAAATTAGCGTTGAAAGCGAAGTGGGTTTGGGTACAACATTTACTGTAACTTTGCCACTAACTTATGCGATCGCTCTGTAG
- a CDS encoding mechanosensitive ion channel family protein, with product MLLPWLFTESSTFIVKTRLFAQLINNNGAIEKLLTDITVKKIIKALISIFVAYGISVTNQSLINWLSERVPRRFRLLIKQSVPFWKGLILIVTTVYLLNLFLNLSQNNFLALTGTLAVALGFAFKDYVSSIIAGIVTLFEAPYRVGDRIRIGENYGEVIGYGLRGLRLQTPDDNTVTIPHNKTWTDAISNANSGQLEAQVVTEFYLDHEVDVEQVIRILYQAAYSSRYTQLKLPVAVVMEELPSSTHFKLKSYPMDARDEFVYKTDLIRRAKQVFAKYGLSYPQLSQESPQILAKS from the coding sequence ATGCTTTTGCCTTGGTTGTTTACTGAAAGTTCTACTTTTATTGTTAAGACTAGACTGTTTGCTCAATTGATTAATAATAATGGCGCAATCGAAAAACTCCTGACTGACATCACAGTTAAAAAGATTATTAAAGCCCTAATTAGTATTTTCGTTGCCTACGGAATCTCAGTCACAAATCAGTCTTTGATTAATTGGCTATCTGAGCGAGTACCGCGACGCTTTCGATTACTAATTAAACAATCAGTACCTTTTTGGAAAGGTCTAATTTTAATTGTCACTACAGTTTACCTGCTTAACTTATTTCTCAATCTGTCTCAAAATAATTTTTTGGCACTTACGGGTACTCTGGCTGTAGCCTTGGGATTTGCCTTTAAAGACTATGTGAGTTCCATCATTGCTGGGATTGTGACTTTATTTGAAGCACCGTATCGGGTAGGCGATCGCATCCGCATTGGTGAAAACTATGGCGAAGTTATCGGTTACGGGTTACGTGGACTAAGGCTACAAACCCCTGACGATAATACCGTCACTATTCCCCATAATAAAACTTGGACTGATGCCATCTCTAATGCCAATAGTGGGCAACTAGAAGCACAAGTAGTTACGGAATTTTACTTAGATCATGAAGTTGATGTAGAGCAGGTAATCAGAATTTTATATCAAGCAGCTTACAGTAGTCGGTACACACAGTTAAAGCTGCCCGTTGCTGTGGTTATGGAAGAACTACCTTCGAGTACTCACTTTAAACTCAAGTCTTATCCAATGGATGCTAGAGACGAGTTTGTTTATAAAACAGATTTGATCCGACGGGCTAAACAAGTGTTTGCCAAATATGGACTTTCCTATCCCCAATTGAGCCAAGAATCTCCTCAAATTTTGGCTAAATCATAA
- the xseB gene encoding exodeoxyribonuclease VII small subunit, whose amino-acid sequence MVKRKNAANSDAMDGWNYEAKVNEIEGIITRIEAGELELEEVFDQFAKAVESLRQCESFLQQRQQQVDLLIETLNNE is encoded by the coding sequence ATGGTTAAACGTAAAAATGCAGCTAATTCTGATGCAATGGATGGTTGGAATTATGAGGCGAAGGTTAATGAAATAGAAGGGATTATTACTCGTATTGAGGCGGGTGAGTTGGAATTGGAAGAGGTTTTTGATCAATTTGCTAAAGCTGTTGAATCTTTACGTCAGTGTGAAAGTTTTTTGCAGCAGCGACAACAACAGGTAGATTTATTGATAGAAACTTTGAATAATGAATAA
- a CDS encoding ribbon-helix-helix domain-containing protein, translating into MAKVTVTIYMEEEDKAALQLLADAEERSLSQMAVLIVKRAIKQAQNEGKIPPSQGK; encoded by the coding sequence ATGGCAAAAGTAACTGTAACTATTTATATGGAAGAAGAAGACAAAGCAGCCCTGCAATTGTTAGCTGATGCAGAGGAGCGGTCTTTGTCTCAAATGGCGGTGTTAATTGTGAAACGAGCGATTAAACAAGCTCAGAATGAGGGCAAAATTCCACCAAGTCAGGGTAAATAA
- the xseA gene encoding exodeoxyribonuclease VII large subunit yields the protein MTFDVPNSLILDTALSVSGLTDYIRLLLEQDEQLRQVWITGEVSSANQHRSGLFFTLQDPDGTAGIKCVAWNSQLAKLAQMPIAGEQIIILGSIRVYPQRGEYQISVWQALPAGAGLQALRYQQLKNRLLAEGLFDAERKRPLPLHPQTIAVVTSPTAAAWGDIQKTLKHRYPGLHVLFSPATVQGEQAPDSIVKAIARVEQDGRAEVLILSRGGGAVEELACFNDERVVRSLANCSIPVITGIGHQRDESLADLVADASVHTPTAAAETVVPALSELYTQHRQRVVALHEAVNDSGETAVNQLQVLRNRLKRLRLEKQVQQEMRQLTWKRQQLMQVTLGRSQQAKQHLELLRQKLVSLDPKAVLQRGYAVVRQENGAIARSTGELAVGQNLMIQLGQGEVKVKVREIKD from the coding sequence ATGACTTTCGATGTTCCCAATTCTCTAATTCTTGATACAGCGCTTTCAGTATCTGGATTAACTGACTATATCCGCTTGCTGTTAGAGCAAGATGAACAATTGCGGCAAGTTTGGATAACTGGCGAAGTTTCTAGTGCTAATCAGCATCGTAGTGGGTTATTTTTTACCCTGCAAGACCCAGATGGGACAGCAGGAATTAAGTGTGTAGCGTGGAATAGCCAATTAGCAAAACTCGCCCAAATGCCTATTGCTGGTGAGCAAATAATTATTTTGGGCAGTATTCGGGTTTATCCGCAAAGGGGAGAATATCAAATATCAGTTTGGCAAGCTTTACCTGCTGGTGCGGGTTTACAAGCACTGCGTTATCAACAATTGAAAAACCGTTTGCTAGCTGAGGGTTTATTCGACGCAGAACGAAAACGTCCTCTTCCACTCCACCCCCAAACGATCGCTGTTGTCACTTCACCAACTGCGGCAGCTTGGGGTGATATTCAAAAAACCCTTAAGCACAGATATCCGGGTTTACATGTTTTATTTTCTCCTGCGACTGTGCAAGGTGAACAAGCACCAGACTCTATAGTGAAAGCGATCGCACGAGTAGAACAAGATGGTCGTGCCGAAGTGCTAATTTTATCGCGGGGTGGTGGTGCAGTTGAAGAGTTAGCTTGTTTTAATGATGAACGAGTAGTGCGATCACTGGCTAATTGTTCAATACCTGTAATTACTGGTATTGGCCATCAACGAGATGAATCTTTAGCAGATTTAGTTGCAGATGCTTCTGTGCATACACCAACTGCGGCAGCGGAAACAGTAGTCCCAGCATTATCAGAGTTGTATACTCAGCATCGTCAGCGAGTTGTGGCTTTACATGAGGCGGTAAACGATTCTGGGGAAACTGCTGTTAATCAACTGCAAGTATTGCGAAACCGTTTAAAGCGTTTGCGGCTAGAAAAGCAAGTGCAGCAAGAGATGCGGCAGCTAACTTGGAAGCGTCAGCAATTGATGCAGGTGACACTGGGGCGATCGCAGCAAGCAAAGCAGCATCTAGAATTGTTACGGCAAAAGTTAGTAAGTCTTGACCCGAAAGCTGTATTGCAGCGTGGTTATGCGGTGGTAAGACAAGAAAATGGCGCGATCGCTCGTTCAACAGGTGAGTTAGCTGTGGGGCAAAATTTGATGATTCAGTTGGGACAGGGTGAGGTTAAAGTGAAGGTTAGGGAAATCAAAGATTAA
- a CDS encoding NB-ARC domain-containing protein, translated as MSNSLKASMAGLAIVDKARQRLGWTKTSTARWWQDAHTSRATLRRFWQGDRIQREIFIAICQAVGISNWEAIADAVNLNSDIADITTPYLDWQQAPDIESFYGRNQQLQQLEQWITSDRCKLITIVGIGGIGKTALVLALTDRMQSQFDFLIWRSFSTVPSLISLLDSLLSIFDQTVVQDISQGTAQLIYHLQKRRCLLILDGLDAVENLNNYNQFIQQLSRNHQSCILITSREQPKAIEINSTTICCLTLKGLPKTDAVELLKSRGFTGQELGLSTLIKLYRGNPLALKLVTPLIQSVFVGNVATFLAQNTLVIGDRLRTILKQQFMQLSDLEKNILYWLAIWQEPITFCRLQTHLLVSVDPATMLETIVALERRSLLEKWISFEGTSFTLQPLVMKIVIDELIENAVQEIYQVMQSSNITHFKILRTHWLLRPGTDDIASDRILHQLQQKLWQVYNATLPQTLNQIFLLLKDQSPLAIGYIACNLTTLLNA; from the coding sequence ATGTCAAACTCGCTCAAAGCATCAATGGCAGGACTAGCAATCGTGGACAAAGCCCGGCAACGTCTTGGTTGGACAAAAACCAGTACGGCGCGTTGGTGGCAAGATGCACATACATCTAGAGCTACTTTACGGCGATTTTGGCAGGGCGATCGCATTCAGCGAGAAATCTTCATCGCCATTTGTCAAGCTGTTGGCATTAGTAATTGGGAAGCGATCGCAGATGCGGTTAATTTGAACTCGGATATTGCAGACATCACTACACCTTACCTTGACTGGCAGCAAGCGCCTGATATCGAAAGTTTTTATGGACGAAATCAGCAATTGCAGCAGTTAGAGCAATGGATTACAAGCGATCGCTGTAAATTAATCACTATTGTTGGCATCGGTGGTATTGGCAAAACTGCCTTAGTATTAGCTTTAACAGACCGTATGCAGTCGCAATTTGATTTTTTGATTTGGCGTTCATTTTCCACTGTTCCATCTCTGATTTCCCTGCTGGATAGTTTGTTAAGCATTTTTGATCAAACCGTTGTACAAGATATTTCTCAAGGTACAGCGCAACTTATATATCACCTGCAAAAACGTCGTTGTCTGCTGATATTAGATGGACTAGATGCTGTTGAAAATTTAAATAATTATAATCAGTTTATCCAACAATTAAGCCGTAATCATCAAAGTTGCATTCTTATTACCAGTCGTGAACAACCAAAAGCTATTGAAATCAATTCAACAACAATTTGCTGTTTGACTTTAAAGGGTTTGCCAAAAACAGATGCAGTAGAGTTATTAAAATCTAGAGGATTTACAGGTCAAGAATTGGGACTATCAACCTTAATTAAACTTTATCGCGGTAATCCTTTGGCACTGAAACTTGTAACCCCATTGATTCAATCTGTATTTGTTGGCAATGTCGCTACATTTCTCGCTCAGAATACTTTGGTAATTGGCGATCGCTTACGAACTATCCTCAAACAACAGTTCATGCAACTTTCTGATTTAGAAAAAAACATTCTCTATTGGTTGGCAATTTGGCAAGAACCGATTACTTTTTGCCGTTTGCAAACTCATTTATTGGTATCTGTTGATCCGGCTACAATGTTAGAAACAATTGTCGCTTTAGAAAGGCGATCGCTTCTAGAAAAATGGATTAGTTTTGAGGGAACTTCATTTACATTGCAACCATTAGTTATGAAAATAGTAATTGATGAATTAATTGAAAATGCTGTTCAAGAAATTTATCAGGTGATGCAAAGTTCTAATATTACTCATTTTAAAATACTACGAACTCATTGGTTATTGCGACCGGGTACTGATGATATTGCAAGCGATCGCATTTTGCATCAACTGCAACAAAAACTATGGCAAGTATATAATGCAACTTTACCACAAACCCTCAATCAAATTTTCTTGCTGTTAAAAGACCAATCTCCTTTAGCAATTGGTTACATCGCTTGTAATTTGACGACACTTCTCAACGCCTAA
- a CDS encoding sucrose-phosphate phosphatase, giving the protein MKPFLFVTDLDHTFVGNDQALVELSQLLSQHRQDYGTKIVYATGRSPVLYKELQVERNLIQPDALVLSVGTEIYLDGTETPDFGWSEILSPGWDREKVLSITQCFPELALQPDSEQRPFKVSCFLHQEVAADVLPQLESELQKCELNIKLIYSSGIDLDIVPLTSDKGQAMQFLRQKWKFAAERTVVCGDSGNDIALFAVGNEKGIIVGNARKELLQWHNEYPADHRYLAQGSCAGGILEGLKHFGFLE; this is encoded by the coding sequence ATGAAACCATTTCTTTTTGTTACTGATCTAGATCACACTTTTGTAGGTAACGACCAAGCTTTAGTAGAACTGAGCCAACTTTTGAGTCAACATCGCCAAGATTATGGGACTAAAATTGTCTATGCTACAGGGCGATCGCCTGTTCTTTACAAAGAACTCCAAGTAGAAAGAAATCTCATCCAACCAGATGCTCTGGTTCTTTCTGTAGGTACAGAGATTTATCTTGATGGTACTGAGACTCCCGATTTTGGTTGGTCAGAAATTCTCTCACCTGGATGGGATAGGGAAAAAGTACTATCCATCACTCAGTGTTTTCCTGAGTTGGCTTTGCAACCAGATTCAGAGCAGCGTCCTTTTAAAGTAAGTTGTTTTCTGCATCAAGAAGTTGCAGCAGATGTTTTGCCACAGCTAGAGTCAGAACTGCAAAAATGTGAATTAAATATAAAGTTAATTTATAGTAGCGGTATTGACCTTGACATTGTGCCACTTACCAGCGATAAAGGTCAGGCAATGCAGTTTTTACGTCAAAAGTGGAAATTTGCAGCAGAACGGACAGTTGTCTGCGGTGATTCAGGTAATGATATTGCTTTATTTGCTGTAGGCAACGAAAAAGGAATCATAGTCGGGAATGCACGCAAAGAGTTACTCCAGTGGCACAACGAGTATCCCGCTGACCATCGTTACCTAGCACAAGGTTCTTGTGCAGGTGGCATTCTTGAAGGCTTAAAACATTTTGGTTTCTTAGAATGA